In a genomic window of bacterium:
- a CDS encoding ABC transporter substrate-binding protein: MQIIIPLRFWRLPVPSFRLKLLELSFGIWILVFGLCFLTGCGSSKKGIGNELERVTLRLNGELGVQYAGYYTALTKGFYLQEGLEVKINPSDWEDAPEEYILSGNETFGVTWLPNLLVSRDKGKPLVHIAQIFQRSGLRIIAKKSSGIQEPTDLIHKRLGLWSKNREYGIMTFLTLAGLDANIVKLLPQKKTIKPFLENQVDAIPVMVYDGYITLLEKGIDTTALTIFDAATPLEVSGQTLPWGLLEDGIFVTEKTLHEQPELCERFLRATLKGWQYALDNPGEAVEIVLSYDTQNILKREHELAGLREIIKLIRPELTTMSLGEPTAVKKSYPLGYLNLNEFNRCVELLRKQGYLTQDASSTAYTHAIWEKSRK; this comes from the coding sequence ATGCAAATCATAATCCCGCTACGATTTTGGCGTTTGCCCGTTCCATCGTTCCGGTTAAAGCTTTTAGAACTTTCATTCGGAATTTGGATTTTGGTGTTTGGCCTTTGTTTTCTAACCGGCTGTGGTTCTTCCAAAAAAGGAATAGGAAATGAACTAGAGAGAGTCACGTTACGGTTGAATGGAGAACTCGGAGTCCAATATGCTGGATATTATACCGCACTAACGAAAGGATTTTATCTTCAGGAAGGGTTAGAGGTTAAAATCAATCCGAGCGATTGGGAAGATGCTCCGGAAGAGTATATCTTATCAGGAAATGAAACGTTTGGCGTAACCTGGCTTCCTAATCTCTTGGTATCTAGGGATAAAGGGAAACCATTGGTTCATATCGCCCAAATTTTTCAACGGAGCGGGTTGCGGATTATTGCTAAAAAATCCAGCGGGATTCAAGAACCAACTGATTTGATCCATAAACGGCTCGGACTCTGGTCGAAAAACCGCGAATATGGAATTATGACCTTTTTAACCCTAGCGGGACTCGATGCAAATATTGTTAAACTTCTCCCGCAGAAGAAAACGATAAAACCGTTCCTTGAGAATCAGGTTGATGCTATTCCAGTTATGGTCTATGACGGTTACATAACCCTACTTGAAAAAGGCATTGATACAACTGCTCTGACTATTTTTGATGCTGCAACCCCACTTGAAGTTTCTGGACAAACGTTACCGTGGGGATTATTAGAAGACGGAATTTTTGTTACGGAAAAGACGTTACACGAACAACCGGAACTCTGTGAACGCTTCTTGCGTGCAACTCTAAAAGGATGGCAATACGCGCTCGATAATCCAGGTGAAGCGGTAGAGATTGTCTTAAGTTATGATACTCAGAATATCTTGAAACGGGAACATGAACTTGCAGGATTGCGCGAAATCATCAAACTTATCCGGCCGGAATTGACTACGATGTCGTTAGGTGAACCGACTGCAGTTAAAAAATCGTATCCGCTCGGATATCTTAATCTCAACGAATTTAACCGCTGTGTTGAACTTCTCCGCAAACAAGGATATCTTACCCAAGATGCTAGTTCTACCGCTTATACACACGCTATTTGGGAAAAAAGCCGCAAATAG
- a CDS encoding C4-type zinc ribbon domain-containing protein yields the protein MNTSLNQLIELQKIDTQIISLRTKLDELPKKLNEQKQALNTLIAKCDAARQTFEQLSKDRHTCEMNLKEDEENVKKFSVQLYAVKTNEQYNALKHEIALAKEKISKTEDKILELMDKIDNIKRVWDEEKKKVEEGKQRFAEEEKKIHREEAELKEQIARYETERATLANNIEPSLLNVYQRISKRYNGLALVSIKGDVCQGCFLRLPPQVVNEVKKNERIIKCENCARILYWNEEDNVVQK from the coding sequence TTGAATACAAGTCTAAACCAACTTATCGAATTACAAAAAATTGATACCCAAATCATATCGCTTCGAACGAAATTGGATGAATTACCGAAAAAATTGAATGAACAAAAACAAGCGCTGAATACGTTAATTGCGAAATGTGACGCAGCTCGCCAAACGTTTGAGCAGCTTTCCAAAGACCGGCATACCTGCGAAATGAACCTTAAAGAAGACGAAGAGAACGTTAAAAAATTCAGTGTCCAGCTTTATGCAGTTAAAACGAATGAACAATATAATGCGCTGAAACATGAAATTGCTCTAGCGAAAGAAAAAATTTCAAAAACAGAAGATAAAATTCTTGAATTGATGGATAAAATTGATAATATCAAACGTGTCTGGGATGAAGAAAAGAAAAAAGTTGAAGAAGGAAAACAGAGGTTCGCTGAAGAAGAAAAGAAAATCCACCGCGAGGAGGCAGAATTAAAAGAGCAAATAGCACGCTATGAAACAGAACGGGCAACGTTAGCGAACAATATCGAACCGAGTCTATTAAACGTCTATCAACGAATTAGTAAGCGATATAATGGCTTAGCGCTCGTTTCAATTAAAGGTGATGTTTGTCAAGGATGTTTTCTTCGTCTTCCGCCGCAAGTGGTGAATGAGGTGAAAAAGAATGAGCGAATTATTAAATGCGAGAACTGTGCGCGGATTCTCTATTGGAATGAAGAGGATAATGTGGTACAAAAATAG
- a CDS encoding PDZ domain-containing protein gives MLDYCRYILYISLLSFSISLAIAEEIGFGGLGIQISQDGNRFTILGVLPNTPAEKAELPTGASIVAINGEPTAGKTLEEIVAQLRGEVGTSVRLTITIPRTDPASAETREIELRREFIKVPPGLFAPDTTPRAPSPSASGIPIRGSVTFYIITIPKSGEIKIGTTTLIRLMLENPKGVYADKIAMYLKYDPHIFHGYTPLFDINTVLLAGWTQETVAQDTTSGSIYFAFRTPTAQLIKSGCLAEIRLIPHQATFDTQIQYLFNEWEREPNTVFIYRGKDLLGSELDHNDGTMGVRLRINKD, from the coding sequence ATGCTGGATTATTGTAGATATATATTATATATCAGTTTACTATCATTTAGCATATCGCTAGCTATCGCTGAAGAAATCGGATTCGGCGGGTTAGGAATTCAAATATCGCAAGACGGTAACCGATTTACTATCCTTGGGGTACTTCCCAATACTCCTGCGGAGAAAGCAGAGTTACCTACCGGGGCGAGTATCGTTGCGATTAATGGGGAACCTACTGCCGGAAAAACACTCGAAGAAATTGTCGCTCAACTGCGGGGAGAAGTCGGTACCTCAGTTAGGTTAACCATCACTATTCCGCGAACCGACCCAGCTTCGGCGGAAACTCGCGAAATCGAACTCCGCCGTGAATTCATTAAGGTACCGCCAGGATTATTCGCTCCGGATACAACACCTCGTGCTCCATCTCCTTCAGCATCAGGTATCCCGATACGCGGGTCGGTAACCTTCTATATTATTACTATACCAAAATCTGGCGAAATTAAAATCGGAACGACAACGTTAATTCGATTAATGCTTGAAAATCCGAAAGGCGTTTATGCAGATAAAATCGCTATGTACCTTAAATATGACCCGCACATTTTTCATGGATATACTCCGCTATTCGATATTAACACAGTATTACTTGCTGGATGGACTCAAGAGACAGTCGCGCAAGATACGACTTCCGGTAGCATCTATTTTGCGTTTCGAACACCTACGGCACAACTTATAAAATCCGGTTGTCTTGCGGAAATTCGGTTAATCCCGCACCAAGCGACGTTCGACACCCAAATCCAGTATCTGTTTAACGAATGGGAACGAGAACCTAATACCGTATTCATCTATCGTGGAAAAGATTTGTTGGGTAGTGAACTCGACCATAACGATGGCACAATGGGAGTTAGATTAAGAATCAATAAAGATTAA